The genomic interval GAATGGTTTGCCCACCAGCTTCCGGCTGGTTTGTATCGAAGTGATCCGATCTACGACGCTATGCTGCAACGAGCCGGTGTGTTGCGGGTGGATGGCCTTGGCCAGATGTTCGATGCCCTGGAAACGCTGACCCGGATGCGGCCGCTACGCCGCGAAACCCTGGCCATCATGGCCAATGGGGTAGGGCCGGGTGTGTTGGCGGTTGACCGGTTGGCGGATCTGGGCGGAGAACTGGCCCAGCTATCAGATCAAAGCATCGAAGCGCTGGCCGAAATGCTGCCACCGTACTGGACTCGCCGAAACCCCATCGACCTCAACTACGATGCCTCGCCTGAGCTGTATTCAAAAGCCATCAAGGTGCTGGCCAAAGACCCGGAAGTGGCCAACGTGCTGGTCATGTACGCGCCCAGTCTGACTGAAGACAGTCTGCAGATCGCCGATGCGGTGGTCCAGGCCGCTCAGGGTACGCGCTTGAACGTGTTTACCTGCTGGCTCGGCCAGAGCACGGTGATGGATGCCCGGGACGAGTTCTATCAGGCAGGGGTGCCTTCGTTCTTTAGCCCGGAAAAAGCGGTCATGGCCTTCATGCAGCATGTTCGGCACCAGCGGGTGCAACGCTTGCTGACTGAAACCCCGGAGTCGTTCACTGATCATTATGCCGATCGCAGTCATACCCGACGGGTAGTGCTCAAGGCCTTGCGTGCTGGCCGCAATCATCTGTCGAACCAGGAAGCGCGGGAATTGACTGCGGATTACGGCATTAACACCATCGACACCATGTACTGCGACGACATGGAGGAAGTGCTCGAGGCCTTTGCGGTGGAGCGCCGGCCGGTGGATATCACCATCATTCATGAGCAGGCCTGTCAGCCGTTCGTCAAGCTTAGCCCCAGTCAGCGTCGTTACAAGGGGACCATGCAGAAGCTGAACGGCGAGCCGGCGATCATCGACGCATGCCGTTACTTGATGGAAGAGTACCGGCTGCATTTTCCTGATAGCGGCTTCCTGGGATTTGCCGTCCAGTATTCGTACCAGCACGTCGGTGGCGTCGAATTCAGCGTTGGCATCACCCGGGATTCGCTGTTTGGGCCATTGGTGGTGTGCGGGGCCTCTGGTGCCGAGATCAACGTTACCACCGACCGTCAGATTGCATTGCCACCGTTGAATATGGTGCTGGCGCGGGAGTTGCTGCGGCGGACCTACATGTACAAGCTGCTGAAAGAAAATAGCCTGCAACCGGACGAGGACGTTCGGGCAGTGTCCGAAACCCTGGTGACCCTGTCCCAGATCGTGATCGACATTCCCGAAATTCAGGGCCTGGAAATTTCGCCGCTGCTATTTAACGAGCAGGGCGCCGTTGCCGTCAACATTGCTATCAGTGTCTGCGACCAACCGAGCCAGCCAATCATTCAGGCCTATCCCCGGGAGCTGGAGGAGTGGATCGTGCTGCCGAAATCCGGGCGCCGGGTTATCATTCGCCCGGTACTGGCCCAGGACGAGCCGGCACACCGTGCCTTTCATGAGCTGCAGTCTCCGGAATCCATTCGTTACCGGTTCTTCCAATACCGCAAACACTTCTCACGGGAAGATGTGGCGCAGATGGTCCAGATTGATTACGATCGCGAGATGGTGTTCATTGCGAATGCGCCCCGTGAAGACGCTGAGGGCGAGGAAACCCTGGGCACGGTGCGCACCTGGACCGACGCCGACAACCTGCAGTGCGAATTCGCGGTGATGGTGCACGACAAGATGAAAGGCGAGGGCCTGGGTGTCGCGCTGATGCAGAAGATGATCGATTACTGTCGAGCTCGCGGCACGGTGGAAATGGTGGGTAATGTGCTACCTGATAACCGACCAATGCTACAACTGGCAGAGCATCTGGGCTTTGAGGTCAAGTACAATCTGGAAGAAGAAGTGATGGATCTCCGGCTGGTGTTGAATGAGCCGGAAAAGGATTGGCAGCGGGAGCGGCTGGGCAAGAGCTCCCACTAGGGAAGCTCCTGTCCGCAAGACTTATTCCTCGACGATGGCCGAACGGTCCTCGCCACCCATGGCTTCGAGCAGGCCCGGAATCAGCCGGGACAGCTCCAGGGTCATCAGGGTGAAGGCGGCGTCGAATTTGGCAGCGGCATCATCTGTATCGATGTCATCCAGCTGCTCCTGCAGGGTCTCACCAAATTTCAGGCGCTTGATGCCCAACTCTTCGTCTAGCACGAACGACACGTTATCGTCCCAGGTGAGGGAGAGCTTGGTGACCTGCATGCCGGCGTCCAGGTGACTGCGGATTTCGTCGGCCTTCAGGTCCAGCCCCTTGCAACGAACAACACCACCGTCTTCTGACGGATCCTTCAGTTCGCACTCGTTGCCCAGAACCACTTTTCCGGGAA from Marinobacter sp. LA51 carries:
- a CDS encoding bifunctional acetate--CoA ligase family protein/GNAT family N-acetyltransferase; this encodes MSTRYLESLFNPASIVVIGASERSNSLGGMVLRNLMGGGYPGKLLVVNQNDYDNVHGVPCVKKVAKMDFSPELAIICTPPDTVAKTIKRLGEAGVRTAIVMTGGMSRTHSKTGQPLMYSVREAARETGIRVLGPNTIGLMVPARSLNATYAHMGAIPGKVAFVGQSGTIASSVIDWAFARGVGFSYFLTLGDGMDIDHDDLIDYLAQDTQTRAILLHIENIPNPRRFMSAVRVASRTKPVIAVKSGRVPESEWFAHQLPAGLYRSDPIYDAMLQRAGVLRVDGLGQMFDALETLTRMRPLRRETLAIMANGVGPGVLAVDRLADLGGELAQLSDQSIEALAEMLPPYWTRRNPIDLNYDASPELYSKAIKVLAKDPEVANVLVMYAPSLTEDSLQIADAVVQAAQGTRLNVFTCWLGQSTVMDARDEFYQAGVPSFFSPEKAVMAFMQHVRHQRVQRLLTETPESFTDHYADRSHTRRVVLKALRAGRNHLSNQEARELTADYGINTIDTMYCDDMEEVLEAFAVERRPVDITIIHEQACQPFVKLSPSQRRYKGTMQKLNGEPAIIDACRYLMEEYRLHFPDSGFLGFAVQYSYQHVGGVEFSVGITRDSLFGPLVVCGASGAEINVTTDRQIALPPLNMVLARELLRRTYMYKLLKENSLQPDEDVRAVSETLVTLSQIVIDIPEIQGLEISPLLFNEQGAVAVNIAISVCDQPSQPIIQAYPRELEEWIVLPKSGRRVIIRPVLAQDEPAHRAFHELQSPESIRYRFFQYRKHFSREDVAQMVQIDYDREMVFIANAPREDAEGEETLGTVRTWTDADNLQCEFAVMVHDKMKGEGLGVALMQKMIDYCRARGTVEMVGNVLPDNRPMLQLAEHLGFEVKYNLEEEVMDLRLVLNEPEKDWQRERLGKSSH